Below is a window of Manis javanica isolate MJ-LG chromosome 2, MJ_LKY, whole genome shotgun sequence DNA.
atcaccaccatcaccaccaccatcaccaccaccaccaccgggCCCAGCAGCCGCACAACCCCCCGCCCCCTCACCACCACCGGCCGCAGCCCCATCTAGGCAGCTTTCCCGAGAGTTGCAGCAGCGACTCTGAGTCCAGCTCCTACTCGGACCGTGCAGCCAACGACTCCGATTTTGGCTCCAGTTTGTCCAGCTCCAGCAACTCTGTGTCCtcggaggaggaagaggaggaggaggaggaggaggaggaggaggaggaggaggaggaagaggaggaggaggaggaggaggatgaggaggaggaggaggaagaggaagaggaggaggggggcaGCGGGGCCTCGGATTCCAGCGAAGTCAGCTCGGAGGAGGAGGACTCGTCCACAGAGTCGGACTCCAGCTCCGGCTCCAGCCAAGTGTCGGTGCAGAGCATCCGTTTCAGGCGCACCAGCTTCTGCAAGCCTCCCAGTGTGCAGGCGCAGGCCAACTTTTTGTACCATCTGGCCTCCGCCGCCGCTGCAACCAAACCCGCTGCTTTCGAGGATGCCGGCGGACTTCCCGACCTCAGGAGTAGTGTCAAAGCCGAGTCGCCGGAGGAGTGGAATCTGCAGAGCTGGGCCCCCAAAGCGTCTCCGGTGTACTGCCCGGCCAGCCTGGGGAGTTGTTTCACAGAGATAAGGAACGATAGGGTATCTGAGATTACACTCCCACACTCTGAAATTTCCAGTACTGTAAAGAGAACTGACCTGACAGTTAACTGCCTGGCGGAGGGGGCCTCTTCACCTAGCCCAAAGACAAACAATGCATTtccacaacaaagaattctcCGAGAGGCTAGGAAATGCCTACAAGCAACTCCTACTACACACTGTGCAGATAACAACACAATAGCTGCTAGGTTCTTAAATAATGGTTCTTCAGGAGCAACAGCAAATTCAGAAAAAGATTCCAAAACTCCTCATTGTCCTGAATTTGCCACGGATCTGCCCTTTTCGCAAAGTGATCCTGGGCTGGATGGAGCAGCAACAGCAAAAGCCGAGAATCCTTGCACTGACATAGGCGATAAGACATTGCCAGTTCTGCACAATATTAAAATCAAAGTAGAAGACAGTAGTGCTAATGAAGAATATGAACCTGACCTTATTACAAATAAGCTAAAGTGTGAGTGCAATGATACAAAGGGTGATTTTTACAGTGTAACTGAGAGTAAAGAGGAAGATGTCTTGTTGACCACAGCCAAGGAAGGTTTTGCATGCCCTGAAAAAGAAACTCCTTCCTTCAGTCCACTGGCTCAGAGTCAGGGCCTTTCATGCACTTTAGGTTCTCCAAAACCTGAGGATGGGGAATATAAATTTGGTGCCAGGGTGAGGAAAAATTACCGGACTCTAGTACTGGGAAAGCGACCTGTACTTCAGACACCACCAGTCAAACCAAATTTGAAATCAGCTAGAAGTCCTCGTCCTACAGGTAAAATTGAGACACATGAAGGAACACTGGATGATTTTACAGTTATAAACAGACGCAAAAAGGTAGCCAGCAATGTAGCATCAGCAGTGAAAAGGCCATTTAATTTCATGGCAAATTTTCCTTGTCCACCATCACTCATTATTGGGAAGGATGGGGATTTGTGGCCGGCATATTCTTTAAACACCACTAAGGATTCCCAACCTCCTCACAAGGCCCATCCTATATGGAAATGGCAGCTGGGCGGTTCTGCAATACCTCTTCCACCTAGTCACAAGTTCAGGAAATTTAATTCATAAAAGTGTTTTGGAAGATATTTTCTTGAACCGTATTCCCTTCCTTTTGTTGTAAACTGCACAGGATGGTTTGTACAAGTCCATTAATGTGTTACACCCCTTTTGGAGTCCTGGTTTATCGCATTTTGAAGACAGAAATCGGATTACTTTTTTTTCATTGccgggttgttgttttttttggagTAGGGTGGGGGCCGGGTGGGAGAAGGGTTGGTTTACATTCCACAGACTACTTCAGGCTAAAGACTCAAGTAAAACTCAGTTATTATGATAGAGCTGGAACACTTTACTGTTTTAATGCTAATAATGCACCTGGTACCTCAATTCAACTGCTACAAATAAATGTCAAAAGGTTGAATAGTAAATATTACAATGAGCCATTAAGTTTATGCACTAGATTTCAGACCTGAAAGTGTAACTGGTAATTCAGTGAAAGTTTGTTAGGTGTCATGGTTAAAGAAGGATGTAACAAGAAGTTTCTCTGAGCCCAGAATGTTCTTTTCTGAAGCTCTTGTTTGTGGGGTGTCTTTTTCTTTGCTCCCCTCATTCCCTCTCCAAGAGTAGTTGCACTTAATTTTCTTTGAGTGGAAAGATTTTACCAGAATCCTGATTGAATGCTGGTAAAAGCTGCCTCATATATACTGAGTAAAACAGATATGAaattgcaattattatttttttttagtaaaggGTGTGATTTTACTTTTACAGCCACTCCTTGCAATTAAAAAAGTCCTTTTTTGTGTTCTCACCCAAAGGTTTTAAACAAGGTGACTCTTACTATTGTCCTGCTTACCTTGTGGTCTGAACATGACTCCTCAAACTGGCAGAACAGTTAAAATATTTCTCCTAATAGCAGGATATTTTATGGTCTGACTCTTCATAGTGACAAAGCAGTAAATACAACCAAGAAAAGTAAAATGGGTCAGAGTTGTAAGAATATCCCCAAATGAAAAACGCTACTTCAGGGCTTTTTGGTACCAGAACTCAGGCACTaggattttattacttttactttttctgcatctttctaAACTTCTGTTTTCAGATCATCCTGTGAATAGAGCAGGAGAATTTCTACTGCAAGTGACAATCAGAGGTGACTATCTATGTTTGCACTTAAAATCAAAGGAGTTCAACATGCAAATGACTAGGGTCTAGCCCTTGGTACGGGCCATGCTGGTGTGCTGTGTTGTGATGATGGAAGCAGTAAATCAAAATTATGGAAATTTGCACTGTTGAAAAGCATGCTTTAgctttattttcaattaaaaacactgtTTAAAATTCCTGGTTCCATACATTTCTACTTATTCCAGGTTGAAGAATGGTTAATAGTAATGAATGGTTTTGTTGACATTTTCACTTGTAATGTTTTTGCCTGAAAGAAATGCATTTATTGGGTGTCATATCTTGTAATACCATGTGATAAGGCCAGTCAGGTTCTATGCAAAGCACTGGTGGATTTCTTCCTAATAACAACAAACTTTACAAACTTCTTACAAATGGAGTGCAAAAAGTTTCAGGTTTAAGAAAGTGAAGCCAAAATCAATTGCTATTTTAATGAAAGTTAAATTGAATAATTTTGGTCCACCTCCCTTAGTCTGACTAATTATGTATCtcagatctttgccattttaaaccTGGGAAGTTGCATCTGTAGATCataaatcataaaacaaaacaaaaaaatcaatgaaatgtttACTGTGTTAATTTAAGCCACTGTTTCTCATGGAAGTgcagtctttttttcccccttagccTTTTTATTCCTATTCcctttgaaaattttcttctgtCTATAAATGTTTCAGATAGATCTGGTCTCAGCCCTAATTGCTGTATATGGTCTGCGGTTTTACTCTTATTGcaaaggacagaggctgagaatACCTGCATCCAAATACATTTGGATGGAGTAAACAGATGCTTTGAActgcctcccttcctttccttcttgaaTGTTGCCAGATGTAGGTTCACTGGATCCTTTTTTATTGGGATGATAGATATGGTCAAAGTAAAAATTGGGGTATGTTATCCATGAATTCATGTTTATGTATAATTCCAAAGACCAATACAAGTTAGTTAAAGCCCCAGAAAGCTGAACAATTGGCTTCTCAGTctgatttctttcctctttggaaGATAATACAGAATCTGGATGCAGTGAGTTGTCCTGCAAAATCAATCTGTAAAAAGTGTGACATACGCACACTGGAAGTCTGTAATTTCTACTCTTTAATTACTGCTAAGTCAAGAGAGTTCTAAGTATGATGAATACTATATTTAGGCTAGTATTTTTCTTGTTGGCTGTGAAATCATTGTTCCTAAATTATAAATTGAGAATATATTTAAAGCCCACAGATCTTGGCTGTGGGAGGACCATGAGATGACATCAGcacaatttaaaacaaatataccTATGAAATTTCTGACATAAAATATCAGCCTCCAGCTTTGACACTTGGTCTCCAGCCCTCAGAGAATCAATAGTTTCAGTTTATAAGAGCTGGAGAATGAGCAGCATGGAGGCCGAGGCATTCCAGAGTGATAccatcaaaaggaaagaaattaaatagtCAACACAAATTTTACCCCACAGTACTAATACAAGCCAGCCAACCACAGCAAAAACCGAGTTGGGGCTTCTGTTAGGAAAGTGTACCAAATGGTATTCCTGCAAACAGTAACTTGCAAATACAAGGTATTCTTTCAATTTCTGGTAGCCCCTTAGCTGTTATCCCATTCTGCTGTGGGAATTATTctcagtattttatttcattttggttgtTTTATGATTAATGACAATCTCTAGATTTTCTAAGATGCTGTAAATGTCCCAATTGTTCAAAAAGTTGAGCCTTATCAAGAGAAAAGCAAGTTACCTCCACTGATAGGCATTattacatttaaatgttttcaggtgatagtatttttttaaaaaggccttaTATGGTTCCAGGGTCACTGATGCCCTTGTCTAAAGCTCAGTActcacagccataagaaaaatgcAGGAAAGGGCTCTTTGTCTGACTTTTTGGGGAAACAAGCTTATTTGGGGGCTCCTATAAAAAGTAGCTTCCTGATAAGACTGTGAAATgaagatttaattatttttttaagagctgTGTGTACTCTGTCTTCCACTGTCAGATTATCTGCCTTTTCAGAAAATGCAGCTTGGTCCTTTTCaactatttactttttaaagtgggTGTTCTTTTCTACTGGCTTACTTGATTACAGTGTAGTAATCTCAATAATGgctgtttattttaaaatcaacaaCAAGGAGCCACCACTAAACAGCAATAACAAACTAGATGGGCTGCTGTGTGGGTTTTTATCTTGTCCGTGTCTGGGTGACTTTCAATGACCTAGAAATTCCTCAAAGTTCCAGTCACAAGAATTGCAAGTTTCTGCTGATGTGGAATGATAGTTTTGTTTGCATGCAGGAAGAGAATGCAGACTCATTCAtcataagcattttttttctttcaaagaaaacaaaaagcatccatggtaaaaaaaaaattaaaaaaaaataaaaacaaaaacgttaaaaaaaattaatcattagcatctacaaaagacagaaaatgtgAGTTTTGCTTCACCTTGAAAATAACTTCCTTACAAATGCTGAAAGGATTTGAAAAAGGAGTTCCTACAGCCAAACTAGGGGAGGAGTATGGAATTAAAGGCTCCCCATCAACTAACCTCAGGAAATTGGCAAGGGGGATAGGGCATACAACTTAGGGAGTCTACCCGGTCACTCCAGTCTTCCCCAGGACTCTCCCCTTCCCTGGAAGGAAGAACTGGTTTTAATGCTggctttggttttgatttgctccTTAGGCCAAAGGGCATTTTGCAAACAAGCCTAGGGGTGGGGACATAGGGTACATttaggaggtggggggagggctgcATTTTACCTGTTTGGCAGGCCCTCttcagctcaaaaaaaaaaaaaaaaagaggggggcCCAGCTATCATTTTTTGCCCATTCCCTGGGCCCCCGCTCCTCTCTTGCTCCTTTTCAAACTGTGGCGGCCTCACAAGCTCCTACTTTAAAAGGCCTGAGATGTTTTGCATGAAGCTCTCACAATAGGGGTTGAGGGAATTGACAGTTTCAAAAACAAGGCGTTCAGTCCTTCCAGCTGCCGGGCCGGCGCTCTTGCACCAACTCCTGGTTCCTCTCTGCTGGTGGCGTCCTACGGAGCGAGcagcctgcccccacccagccagCTCGCATTCCGGCcggccccaccccgcccccaggCAGTGTTTGTAAACAGGGGTCAGTGTCCAGGGGCTGCTGACGCGGGGCTGGGACTGGCGGGCTGGGAAAGGAGGCAGGGTCCGGCCTAGCGGGAAAAGGGCCGGCCCGGGGGCAAAAGGAGTCTCGGTGCCCCTTTCCCTCTCGCTTCCCTACCGAGCGCCGAGCTCCGGCCACCGCGCTGGCCCAGGGCAACTCTCAGCTCCCTGGCCTGGGCCAGCACCACCAGAAAGATGCTTAAATGCCGCCATTTTGCACGGTGGCAAATAAAtttctttgtgactttttttCCCGCCCAGATCTTCCTCTCCTCGGAATTTGTGATCAAGTCGCGGCCCGGGCGGAAGAGCCCGCACCAGGCACGGCCCCCAGTTCCTCTGGCGCAGCCTGCTGTCCCTGCAGTGTGGCCGAGCCCAGCGAAGCAGGGACAGGGCACGCAGCCGGCCTcggctcccccccacccccatcctccgAGGGCCGGCCCTGGGGGAGACCGCCTCCTGCACTTGGGGCTCCTTTTGTGTTCTGAAGTCCTCTCCCACCCTGGTACA
It encodes the following:
- the SKIDA1 gene encoding SKI/DACH domain-containing protein 1 produces the protein MFFFSFFSNNFAQSLALPSPGITVFVILLAGCLETQAASGAGLTYIHVYVCVTYIFTANGGDHLVPEMGDLKSGFEEVDGVRLGYLIIKGKQMFALSQVFTDLLKNIPRTTVHKRMDHLKVKKHHCDLEELRKLKAINSIAFHAAKCTLISREDVEALYTSCKTERVLKTKRRRAGRALATKAPPPERAAAAAASPRPGLWKDKHQLWRGLSGAARPLPISAQSPRPGAATTRPAAHLPQIFSKYPGSHYPEIGRSPCKPPPNYETAPLQGNYVAFHSDPAYFRSLLCGKHPAAAAAAAAAAAAAAAAAYYQASAAGPQPKAAAGAGGPVSLTYRCKRKRGGTKDCLLAPHAGARRLLLLPRSYRAKAAAAAAAAAAAAAAAAAAGATCLERFHLVNSFCPPPHHHHHHHHHHHHHHHHHHRAQQPHNPPPPHHHRPQPHLGSFPESCSSDSESSSYSDRAANDSDFGSSLSSSSNSVSSEEEEEEEEEEEEEEEEEEEEEEEEEDEEEEEEEEEEEGGSGASDSSEVSSEEEDSSTESDSSSGSSQVSVQSIRFRRTSFCKPPSVQAQANFLYHLASAAAATKPAAFEDAGGLPDLRSSVKAESPEEWNLQSWAPKASPVYCPASLGSCFTEIRNDRVSEITLPHSEISSTVKRTDLTVNCLAEGASSPSPKTNNAFPQQRILREARKCLQATPTTHCADNNTIAARFLNNGSSGATANSEKDSKTPHCPEFATDLPFSQSDPGLDGAATAKAENPCTDIGDKTLPVLHNIKIKVEDSSANEEYEPDLITNKLKCECNDTKGDFYSVTESKEEDVLLTTAKEGFACPEKETPSFSPLAQSQGLSCTLGSPKPEDGEYKFGARVRKNYRTLVLGKRPVLQTPPVKPNLKSARSPRPTGKIETHEGTLDDFTVINRRKKVASNVASAVKRPFNFMANFPCPPSLIIGKDGDLWPAYSLNTTKDSQPPHKAHPIWKWQLGGSAIPLPPSHKFRKFNS